Sequence from the Coregonus clupeaformis isolate EN_2021a unplaced genomic scaffold, ASM2061545v1 scaf2509, whole genome shotgun sequence genome:
tatagccaacagctctcagatacagagaggaggttatggaccagaacaggatcatatagccaacagctctcagatacagagaggaggttatggaccagaacaggatcatatagccaacagctctcagatacagagaggagggtacatgatgaggttatggaccagaacaggatcatatagccaacagctatcagatacagagaggaggttatggaccagaacaggatcatatagccaacagctctcagatacagagaggagggtacatgatgaggttatggaccagaacaggatcatatagccaacagctatcagatacagagaggagggtacatgatgaggttatggaccagaacaggatcatatagccaacagctctcagatacagagaggaggttatggaccagaacaggatcatatagccaacagctatcagatacagagaggaggttatggaccagaacaggatcatatagccaacagctctcagatacagagaggagggtacatgatgaggttatggaccagaacaggatcatatagccaacagctatcagatacagagaggaggttatggaccagaacaggatcatatagccaacagctctcagatacagagaggagggtacatgatgaggttatggaccagaacaggatcatatagccaacagctatcagatacagagaggaggttatggaccagaacaggatcatatagccaacagctatcagatacagagaggagggtacatgatgaggttatggaccagaacaggatcatatagccaacagctctcagatacagagaggagggtacatgatgaggttatggaccagaacaggatcatatagccaacagctctcagatacagagaggaggttatggaccagaacaggatcatatagccaacagctatcagatacagagaggaggttatggaccagaacaggatcatatagccaacagctctcagatacagagaggagggtacatgatgaggttatggaccagaacaggatcatatagccaacagctctcagatacagagaggaggttatggaccagaacaggatcatatagccaacagctatcagatacagagaggaggttatggaccagaacaggatcatatagccaacagctctcagatacagagaggaggttatggaccagaacaggatcatatagccaacagctctcagatacagagaggaggttatggaccagaacaggatcatatagccaacagctatcagatacagagagaggttatggaccagaacaggatcttatagccaacagctatcagatacagagaggaggttatggaccagaacaggatctaTAGCCAACAGCtaacagatacagagaggaggttatggaccagaacaggatcatatagccaacagctatcagatacagagaggagggtacatgatgaggttatggaccagaacaggatcatatagccaacagctatcagatacagagaggaggttatggaccagaacaggatcatatagccaacagctctcagatacagagaggagggtacatgatgaggttatggaccagaacaggatcatatagccaacagctatcagatacagagaggaggttatggaccagaacaggatcatatagccaacagctctcagatacagagaggaggttatggaccagaacaggatcatatagccaacagctatcagatacagagaggaggttatggaccagaacaggatcatttGTATTTGTTAATTGAACTGTAGAGagctgtcatcatcatcatcatcactacaaCACTAGTCCATACTACTGGGTTTAAGGACAGAAACTATGAAAACAAACATGAAATGCagacataaaaaatatattttaatgtgatgatttggtcaaacattttacatttacattttagtcatttagcagacgctcttatccagagcgacttacagttagtgagtgcatacatttttattttatttttttccatactggccccccatgggaatcgaacccacaaccctggcgttgtaaacaccatgctctaccaactgagctacatcccaaaCAATGCTGTTGAGTGTCTAGGAGAGGTGAACAGTccctggtggtgtgtgtgtgtgtgtgtgtgtgtgtgtgtgtgtgtgtgtgtgtgtgtgtgtgcgctgatGAACATCAGAGAGGTGAACAGTCCCTAGTCCAGACTGCACTGTTCTGTCCTTAGGGCTGGGTTGGAGCAAATACGTGCCCCACTGTTGAGAGGAACGGGACCTGAACGCACCAGATATACTGTAACTCATTCTGGCTCAGGGGGCTGGGTCTCCCCTCACTGAGGAGGATAGGGGCCAGTGGgcggtgggggaggaggggggaggtgagagaaggggagggtggggtaggggttagggggggGAGGGGGCCAGGGGAAGGACatgtgggagggaggagggggagggtagagggggaaggACTGGGGCTGGTAAGGGGGAGGGTAGGGGTAGTGGGGCTGGTGGGGGTAGAATGGAGCCCCTTCGTATCGTGGTGGGGGACCCCAGTTGTCACGGCGGGGTGGACGACTCTGTTGCAAAGGCCTCTGGGACATCTGTGGTCTGGTGACGGAATCTCCGTCTGTAGGAGAAAGAGAATGagggtacacacatacacacacacgggtTAAAGCTCAAATGATATACAGCCAACAACCATCAGAATCTGAACCAAGTCATCAGAAAGCCATGGAGTCAGAATGGGCCCAACGGCTGGCCAAGACTGTTAATATTAGGATGGTTTGTTTCAATGTGCTTTCTCGCTGCCTGCCCTGTGTATTCACAAATCTCTCCTCCTTCTGACATCTGTTCTATGCTGTATTTTAAATTCTTCAGAAAAGTGCATGCTTGCTTTTCCCATCGAGTATTTGGTCAGAACATcttaaaaataccttatttatttattgcacaaaATGCTCACCTTAAATCCATCTATGATAGTCTTAGCTTAAATCCATTATGCTAGGGTTAGCTTAAATCCATTATGCTAGGGTTAGCTTAAATCCATTATGCTAGGGTTAGCTTAAATCCATTATGCTAGGGTTAGCTTAAATCCATTATGCTAGGGTTAGCTTAAATCCATCTATGATAGGGTTAGCTTAAATCCATTATGCTAGGGTTAGCTTAAATCCATCTATGATAGCCTTAGCTTAAATCCATTATGCTAGGGTTAGCTTAAATCCATCTATGCTAGGTTAGCTTAAATCCATCTATGCTAGGGTTAGCTTAAATCCATCTATGCTAGGGTTAGCTTAAATCCATCTATGCTAGGGTTAGCTTAAATCCATTATGCTAGGGTTAGCTTAAATCCATTATGCTAGGGTTAGCTTGAATCCATCTATGCTAGGGTTAGTTTAAATCCATCTATGCTAGGGTTAGTTTAAATCCATCTATGATAGTCTTAGCTTAAATCCATCTATGCTAGGGTTCGCTTAAATCCATCTATGCTAGGTTCGCTTAAATCCATCTATGCTAGGGTTAGCTTAAATCCATCTATGCTAGGTTAGCTTAAATCCATCTATGCTAGGTTAGCTTAAATCCATCTATGCTAGGGTTAGCTTAAATCCATTATGATAGGGTTCGCTTAAATCCATCTATGCTAGTGTTAGCTTAAATCCATCTATGCTAGGGTTCGCTTAAATCCATCTATGCTACGGTTCGCTAAATCCATCTATGCTAGGGTTCGCCTAAATCCATCTATGCTAGGGTTAGGTCTAATCAAGGGGAATCACTTGAATGTCCCAATTTGTATTTCTTACAACACGCAGGATGAAACAGCCCAATAACCACTCTAATAACTGCACAGTGAATAGGGGAGACCGGGGCTGGGCGTTCCATATGTTGGTGTCACTCCCAATCTAGAAAGTTCTGTATAGCCCAATCATTTGGAGATTCAAATGTGGGACTACTTTGCAAGAGGTCACCCACTTGCTAAATTCATATCAGCATCTCAAAACATTGAGGTGATGGGAATTTTCGGATTTTATAGGAggtgaaagtaaaaaataatgtattgatATTTTCATTGTTTGAATACATAGCATCATAGTTAGCTAGGTCAAACCATGTGGAAATTAGCAACATAGTTAGCTAGGTCAAGCCATGTGGAAATTAGCAACATAGTTAGCTAGGTCAAACCATGTGGAAATTAGCAACATAGTTAGCTAGGTCAAACCATGTGGAAATTAGCATCATAGTTAGCTAGGTCAAACCATGTGGAAATTAGCATCATAGTTAGCTAGGTCAAACCATGTGGAAATTAGCATCATAGTTAGCTAGGTCAAACCATGTGGAAATTAGCATCATAGTTAGCCTTTATGCTCAGTTGGGGATGGTTATAAAAAGTTAAAGTATAAACTGTTTCAATCAAACATGTTTTAAACTGCTCAATCCAAAATCAATAACCTGGCTATTTCTAAGACTCCGTAGGCTACATTGTTCATTTCAAGTGGACAGTGTGTTTGAAAGGTAATAACTCCCATTTTGGAATAAGTTATGACGATAAAAGGGAACCCATAGTCTCATAAAATAACCTATAGACCTCCTGGTGTTGAGAAATACAACCCCATAAGATAACCTATAGACCTCCTGGTGTTGAGAAATACACTAGTCTCCCCTAACCTAAGGAGTTAACAGGATGACAGCCCCAGTCTCCTCTAACCTAAGGAGTTAACAGGATGACAGCCCCAGTCTCATCTAACCTAAGGAGTTAACAGGATGACAGCCCCAGTCTCCTCTAACCTAAGGAGTTAACAGGATGACAGCCCCAGTCTCCCCTAACCTAAGGAGTTAACAGGATGACAGCCCCCAGTCTCCTCTAACCTAAGGAGTTAACAGGATGACAGCCCCAGTCCCCTCTAACCTAAGGGTTAACAGGATGAcagccccagtctccccctaACCTAAGAGTTAACAGGATGACAGCCCCAGTCTCCTCTAACCCTAAGGAGTTAACAGGATGACAGCCCCAGTCCCCTCTAACCTAAGGAGTTAACAGGATGACAGCCCCAGTCTCCTCTAACCTAAGGAGTTAACAGGATGACAGCCCCAGTCTCCTCTAACCTAAGGAGTTAACAGGATGACAGCCCCAGTCTCCTCTAACCTAAGGAGTTAACAGGATGACAGCCCCAGTCTCCTCTAACCTAAGGGAGTTAACAGGATGACAGCCCCAGTCCCCTCTAACCTAAGGAGTACAGGATGACAGCCCCAGTTTCATCTAACCTAAGGAGTTAACAGGATGACAGCCCCAGTCTCCCTAACCTAAGGAGTTAACAGGATGATAGCCCCAGTCTCCCCTAACCTAAGGAGTTAACAGGATGACAGTCCCAGTCTCCCCTAACCTAAGGAGTTAACAGGATGACAGCCCCAGTCTCCTCTAACCTAAGGAGTTAACAGGATGACAGCCCCAGTCTCCTCTAACCTAAGGAGTTAACAGGATGACAACCCCAGTCTCCCTAACCTAAGGAGTTAACAGGATGACAGCCCCAGTTCTCTCCTAACCCAAGGAGTTAACAGGATGACAGCCCCAGTCTCCCTAACCTAAGGAGTTAGCAGGATGACAGCCCCCAGTCTCTCCTAACCTAAGGAGCTAACAGGATGACAGCCACAGTCTCCCCTAACCCAAGGAGTTAACAGGATGACAGCCCCAGTCTCCTCTAACCTAAGGAGTTAACAGGATGACAGCCCCAGTCTCCTCTAACCTAAGGGAGTTAACAGGATGACAGCCCCCAGTCTCTCCTAACCTAAGGAGTTAACAGGATGACAGCCCCAGTCTCCTCTAACCTAAGGAGTTAACAGGatgacagccccagtctctcctaaccctaaggagttaacaggatgacagccccagtctctcCTAACCTAAGGAGTTAACAGGATGACAGTCCCAGTCTCCCTAACCTAAGGAGTTAACAGGatgacagccccagtctctcCTAACCTAAGGAGTTAACAGGATGACAGCCCTGTCTCCTCTAACCTAAGGAGTTAACAGAGatgacagccccagtctctcctaacctaaggagttaacaggatgacagccccagtctcctctaacccaaaggagttaacaggatgacagccccagtctctcCTAACCTAAGGAGTCTAACAGGATGACAGCCCCCAGTCTCTCCTAACCTAAGGAGTTAATAGGATGACAGCCCCAGTCTCCCTAACCTAAGGAGTTAACAGGatgacagccccagtctctcCTAACCTAAGGAGCTAACAGGATGACAGCCCCAGTCTCCTCTAACCTAAGGAGTTAACAGGATGACAGCCCCAGTCTCCTCTAACCTAAGGAGCTAACAGGATGACAGCCCAGTCTCCCTAATCTGATGATTTGCACTGTTACCCACAACCTTTTTCCCAGAGAAATCAAATGATGATATCgcctttcatcaaattcagcacTGCATGCGCTTTCTGTCCACGTGGGCACCAACAATATGCTTTGGGAACGCCCCTGTGCTCTGTGGTGATTGGCTCTTGAATTGCTAGTGTCAAAGGAGGAGGTCAAACCGACGAGACCATCAAATTCTCTGGGAGAATTTCCTAGCAACGCTCCAACACATTCCCGACATGCTCCGACCGACGAGACCATCAGATTCTCTGGGAGAATTTCCACGCGGCCTCCAACACACTCCCGACATGCTCCGAAAGGAATTCGCACAGAAGTTTGAAAGTTGACCCAGAAGTAACAGAGTGCATgttgtgtctgacctggttggtGCTGGGCTCtctgtcctctttctctctcactcttctgaACATTTCCCCTCTTCTTCTTCCTTTTCATCATCTGTTCTGCCTCATCATCACTGAAGTCCAACGCCtgggagagagacaagagaggagagaggaggggaggagagagagaggaagaagtgagaagaggagagagagaggaagagaggagaggggaaagaggagaggagggagcaaggaagaagtgaggagagagaagggagcgagggggaagagaggagagaggaagagtaggagagaggaggagaggagagagggaagaagtgaagaggagagagagagggaacagaggagagagggaagaagtgagaagagagagagagggaacagaggagagagggaagaagtgagaagaggagagagaggggaacagaggaagagagggaagaggagaggagggggagcaaggaagaagtgaggagaggagagagagagggaacagaggagagaggggggaagaagtaggagagaggagagagagagggaacagaggagagagggaagaagtagagaagaggagagaggagagagaggagagaggggagcaaGGGAAGAagtgaggagggggaagagaggagagagggaagaagtaggagagaggaggagaggagagagggaagaagtgagaagaggagagagagagggaacagaggagagaggaagaagtgagaagaggagagagagggaacagaggagagaggaagaaagtgagagagagagaagaggagaggagggagcaaggaagaagtgaggagaggagagagagagggaaacagaggagagagggaagaagtgagaagaggagagagggaagaggagaggagaggagagagggaagaggagagaggggagcaaGGGAagaagtgaggagaggagagagagagaacagaggagagaggaagaagtgagaagaggagagagggaagaggagaagagagagaagagagcgaggggaagagaggagagagggaagagtaggagagaggaggagaggagagagggaagaagtgagaagaggagagagagaggggaaacagaggagagggggaagaagtgaggagaggagagagaggaacagaggagagaggggaagaagtgagaagaggagagagggaagagggagaggaggggagcaaggaagaagtgaggagagaagagagcgagggaagagaggagagagggaagagtagagagagaggaggagaggagagaggaagaagtgagaagaggagagagagggaacagaggagagagggaagaagtgaggagagagaagagagcgagggggagagtggagagaggagggagaggagagagagggaataagtgaggaggaggatttgtatttattaaggatccccattagctgctggggtccagcaacattaaaggcagttatatacagttgaatccatttagtgtgttccctcaggccactactccaccatcacatatttacaatacagcatccatgtatacgtgtgtgtagagtgagtgtcatcatgtgtacctgtgtatagagtgagggtcatcatgtgtacctgtgtatagagtgagggtcatcatgtgtacctgtgtatagagtgagggtcatcagtgtacgtgtgtgtagagtgagggtcatcatgtgtgtgtgtgtatagagtgagtgtcatcatgtgtacgtgtgtatagagtgagggtcatcatgtgtacgtgtgtatagagtgagggtcatcatgtatgcgtgtgtatagagtgagggtcatcatgtgtacgtgtgtatagagtgaggtcatcatgtgtactgtgtgtagagtgagggtcatcatgtgtgtgtgtgtatagagtgagtgtcatcatgtgtacgtgtgtatagagtgagggtcatcatgtatgcgtgtgtatagagtgagggtcatcatgtatgcgtgtgtatagagtgagggtcatcatgtgtacgtgtgtatagagtgagggtcatcatgtacgtgtgtgtgtagagtgagggtcatcatgtgtacctgtgtatag
This genomic interval carries:
- the LOC123488808 gene encoding H/ACA ribonucleoprotein complex non-core subunit NAF1-like, translated to MMTSLYTHALDFSDDEAEQMMKRKKKRGNVQKSERERGQRAQHQPDGDSVTRPQMSQRPLQQSRPPRRDNWGPPPRYEGAPFYPHQPHYPYPPPYQPQSFPLYPPPPPSH